A portion of the Sabethes cyaneus chromosome 3, idSabCyanKW18_F2, whole genome shotgun sequence genome contains these proteins:
- the LOC128740401 gene encoding uncharacterized protein DDB_G0271670-like has translation MYWVVQCSSSSSSSSSSSSSSSSSSSSSSSSSSSSSSSSSSSSSSSSSSSSSSSSSSSSSSSSSSSSSSSSSSSSSSSSSSSSSSSSSSSSSSSSSSSSSSSSSSSSSSSSSSSSSSSSSSSSSSSSSSSSSSSSSSSSSSSSSSSSSSSSSSSSSSSSSSSSSSSSSSSSSSSSSSSSSSSSSSSSSSSSSS, from the exons atgtattgggttgtgcaatg tagtagtagtagtagtagtagtagtagtagtagtagtagtagtagtagtagtagtagtagtagtagtagtagtagtagtagtagtagtagtagtagtagtagtagtagtagtagtagtagtagtagtagtagtagtagtagtagtagtagtagtagtagtagtagtagtagtagtagtagtagtagtagtagtagtagtagtagtagtagtagtagtagtagtagtagtagtagtagtagtagtagtagtagtagtagtagtagtagtagtagtagtagtagtagtagtagtagtagtagtagtagtagtagtagtagtagtagtagtagtagtagtagtagtagtagtagtagtagtagtagtagtagtagtagtagtagtagtagtagtagtagtagtagtagtagtagtagtagtagtagtagtagtagtagtagtagtagtagtagtagtagtagtagtagtagtagtagtagtagtagtagtagtagtagtagtagtagtagtagtagtagtagtagtagtagtagtagtagtagtagtagtagtagtagtagt